One segment of Polyangiaceae bacterium DNA contains the following:
- a CDS encoding endo alpha-1,4 polygalactosaminidase, with the protein MRLFSPLSSCLLLLGLLAACAPAADVPAPETEGATAAGAGVRGTQPSGTLLRATGNVNLRKGPATSFSVIDVVMKGAVVSVVTPNPKNGFYQVDYDGQIGWSSGKYYEAVGSAGSGGNGGNAGGAGTAGGGSSSGGAGGSGNSGSGGGGVGGGSSGGGGSSSTTPWVPKPKTRWHWQLTGSLQVAPGAEMVDLDLFETSASTIANVRASGQRVICYFSAGSREDWRPDASQFNASDYGNALDGWPGERWLDTRSNNVRQIMKARMALAVNKGCDGVEPDNVDGYANSSGFSLTEATQIDYNRFLAKEAHARGLSVGLKNAVDLVPDLVNDFDWALNEECLAYSECSTTQPFIAAGKAVFHVEYVDSSSQGAGKKSSVCGQPSAAGFSTLIKTWDLDAWGIACP; encoded by the coding sequence ATGCGACTCTTCTCGCCGCTCTCGTCGTGTTTGCTCTTGCTCGGACTGCTCGCTGCCTGCGCACCAGCGGCGGACGTGCCCGCTCCTGAAACCGAAGGCGCCACCGCGGCCGGCGCGGGCGTCAGGGGAACGCAGCCCAGCGGAACGCTGCTTCGCGCAACGGGCAACGTCAATCTGCGCAAGGGACCTGCAACGTCCTTCTCCGTGATCGACGTGGTGATGAAAGGCGCAGTGGTGAGCGTGGTGACGCCGAACCCAAAGAACGGCTTCTACCAGGTGGACTACGACGGACAGATCGGATGGAGCTCAGGCAAGTACTACGAGGCGGTCGGTAGCGCAGGGAGTGGTGGCAACGGCGGCAATGCTGGCGGCGCAGGGACTGCCGGGGGTGGGAGTAGTAGCGGTGGCGCCGGTGGCAGCGGCAATTCGGGGAGTGGCGGCGGCGGCGTTGGTGGCGGCAGTTCCGGCGGTGGCGGCAGCAGCTCCACGACTCCGTGGGTCCCCAAGCCCAAGACGCGCTGGCACTGGCAACTCACGGGCAGCCTGCAAGTGGCGCCCGGCGCGGAGATGGTCGATCTGGACTTGTTCGAGACCAGCGCGAGCACGATCGCGAACGTGCGCGCCAGCGGGCAGCGCGTGATCTGCTACTTCTCGGCGGGAAGCCGCGAAGACTGGCGCCCGGATGCATCCCAGTTCAACGCCTCCGACTACGGAAACGCGCTGGATGGCTGGCCCGGCGAGCGCTGGCTCGACACGCGCTCGAACAACGTGCGCCAGATCATGAAGGCGCGCATGGCGCTGGCCGTGAACAAGGGCTGCGATGGTGTCGAGCCCGACAACGTGGACGGCTACGCGAACAGCAGTGGGTTCTCCCTGACCGAGGCAACCCAGATCGACTACAACCGCTTCCTGGCCAAAGAAGCGCATGCGCGCGGGCTGTCCGTTGGCTTGAAGAACGCAGTCGACCTCGTCCCTGACTTGGTGAACGACTTCGACTGGGCGCTGAACGAAGAATGCCTTGCGTACTCCGAGTGCAGCACCACGCAGCCCTTCATCGCCGCCGGCAAGGCCGTGTTCCACGTGGAGTACGTGGACTCCTCGTCTCAGGGCGCAGGCAAGAAGAGCAGCGTGTGCGGCCAACCGTCAGCCGCGGGCTTCTCGACGTTGATCAAGACTTGGGATCTGGACGCGTGGGGGATCGCGTGTCCGTGA
- a CDS encoding DUF1778 domain-containing protein has protein sequence MGTKTAQLQIRVSEEEKEAIREAAGRAGLDLSSFVLSRVLPPPPRNHFVRLVNELARDAAPAPQRLALAALNDFLSSLAASEWESAVAMPVAAVLSPMSANYVAAMIETAARMKSLPVPEWVAAVAPLQQPWFASQLKSLRLHLLLHSPPAFRKRNLFVDASVGARV, from the coding sequence GTGGGAACCAAGACCGCACAGCTACAGATCCGCGTGAGCGAGGAGGAGAAGGAGGCGATCCGCGAGGCTGCGGGCAGGGCCGGCCTCGACCTCTCGAGCTTCGTCCTGTCGCGTGTCCTGCCGCCGCCACCCCGAAATCACTTCGTGAGGCTGGTGAACGAGCTCGCGCGAGATGCTGCGCCCGCGCCGCAGCGACTGGCGCTTGCTGCACTCAATGACTTCCTGTCGTCTCTCGCTGCGTCCGAGTGGGAGTCAGCGGTCGCCATGCCGGTTGCGGCAGTTTTGTCGCCCATGTCAGCGAACTACGTTGCGGCGATGATCGAAACCGCCGCTCGCATGAAGTCGCTTCCGGTGCCGGAGTGGGTAGCGGCGGTTGCGCCACTGCAGCAGCCCTGGTTTGCCTCGCAGCTCAAGTCATTGCGCCTGCACCTATTGCTCCACAGCCCACCGGCCTTTCGCAAGCGCAACCTGTTCGTCGACGCCTCGGTCGGTGCGCGAGTATGA
- a CDS encoding four helix bundle protein has product MQFRTLDLALATQRNLAPLVARVQRHDKKLAAQLRDATNSFVLNLGEGAASDPGTRRSRYFSAAGSASEVRAGLRAAQGWGYVSGSALAPVFEQLDHLLAALWKLTH; this is encoded by the coding sequence ATGCAATTTCGCACTCTCGATCTCGCGCTCGCCACCCAGCGCAACCTCGCGCCGCTCGTTGCGCGCGTGCAGCGCCATGACAAGAAGCTTGCCGCGCAGCTGCGCGACGCGACCAACAGCTTCGTGCTGAACCTCGGCGAGGGCGCCGCGAGCGACCCCGGCACGCGCCGCTCGCGCTACTTCAGCGCCGCCGGCAGCGCCAGCGAAGTCCGCGCCGGGCTCCGCGCCGCTCAGGGCTGGGGCTACGTCAGCGGGTCCGCCCTCGCGCCCGTCTTCGAGCAGCTCGATCACCTGCTCGCAGCCTTGTGGAAGCTGACGCACTAG
- a CDS encoding hydrogenase maturation nickel metallochaperone HypA, which translates to MHEYSVVEALIQRVAQEVAARGAQSVNAVKVSIGELSGVDRALLQEAFESLRVGTVCAGAKLEVTHADGDEIALEGIEMKVDDG; encoded by the coding sequence ATGCATGAGTATTCGGTCGTGGAGGCTCTCATCCAGCGCGTGGCGCAGGAAGTCGCCGCCCGTGGCGCGCAATCCGTGAACGCCGTCAAGGTCAGCATCGGTGAACTCTCGGGGGTGGACCGAGCCCTGCTGCAGGAAGCGTTCGAGTCTTTGCGTGTCGGCACGGTTTGCGCAGGAGCGAAGCTGGAAGTCACCCACGCCGACGGCGACGAGATCGCACTCGAAGGCATCGAAATGAAGGTGGATGATGGCTGA
- a CDS encoding YwqG family protein — MMKPVSEIRAKLHEYDLGRVADEISALLRPCVRLVTEAASGELHAMHTRIGGMPALPPSRDWPSRNGRPLSFLGQVNLSQIAELGLDLGLPERGMLGFYLDEVSLAESGWTPDGARVVHFEDEGTARATPDGVHEYRACSVTLVPSWSLPAMSSSCPFIYQLGLEGDEDDAYQDFASMMDEHLGAPPGHQLCGYGDVHDGDMHVDAELDTSPRREELQPLVYPLGSPRTQSEELDAVMASARTWRLLMQFVEDDSAEMGWWERGIAFLLRQDAFAAARLTDAYWRLA, encoded by the coding sequence ATGATGAAACCCGTCTCCGAGATTAGGGCGAAGCTCCACGAGTACGACCTTGGTCGCGTGGCCGACGAGATCTCGGCGTTGCTCCGCCCGTGCGTCCGACTCGTGACGGAGGCCGCGAGCGGCGAGTTGCACGCCATGCACACTCGCATCGGCGGCATGCCCGCCTTGCCACCATCGCGCGACTGGCCTAGCCGCAATGGCCGGCCCCTGTCTTTCCTGGGTCAGGTGAATCTCAGTCAGATCGCGGAGCTAGGCCTGGATCTCGGACTGCCAGAGCGCGGGATGCTCGGCTTCTACCTTGACGAGGTATCGCTCGCCGAGAGCGGTTGGACGCCCGATGGTGCCCGGGTCGTGCACTTCGAAGATGAAGGCACGGCGCGAGCGACCCCAGATGGAGTGCACGAGTATCGCGCATGCTCTGTCACGCTCGTCCCCTCGTGGTCGTTGCCCGCCATGTCGTCGAGCTGTCCCTTCATCTACCAGCTTGGCCTCGAGGGCGACGAAGACGATGCCTACCAAGACTTCGCGTCGATGATGGACGAACACCTGGGCGCGCCGCCGGGGCACCAGTTGTGCGGCTACGGTGATGTGCACGACGGCGACATGCACGTCGACGCAGAGCTCGACACCAGTCCGCGCCGCGAAGAGCTGCAGCCGTTGGTCTACCCTCTCGGTAGCCCGCGAACGCAGAGCGAGGAGCTCGACGCGGTCATGGCGTCGGCGCGGACCTGGCGCCTGCTGATGCAGTTCGTCGAAGATGACAGCGCGGAGATGGGATGGTGGGAACGCGGCATCGCGTTCTTGCTGCGCCAAGACGCCTTCGCGGCCGCACGGCTCACCGACGCCTACTGGCGACTGGCTTGA
- a CDS encoding 3-hydroxyacyl-CoA dehydrogenase/enoyl-CoA hydratase family protein — MTIRRVGVIGAGVMGSGIAAHMANASLEVVLLDIVPPKLTDAEKKDPRKRNAFAEGGLEKAIKARPAAFFHKSRAELVKTGNLEDDFDELKSCDLIIEAIIERLDIKQQLFARLEKIVPAHCIVASNTSGLRIKDMLEGRTAAFKKRFCVMHFFNPVRYMKLLELVAGPETDKAALQEVEQFGREVLGKGIVYAKDTPNFVGNRIGTHAMLFGISQMLKDGLTPEDLDAITGPPMAHPKSASFRTADMVGLDTVVHVADNCYAALDKDPERDVFQLPEYIREMVKGGLLGNKSKQGFYKKTKEGIETFDPYEKKYRAKGGSGEIKAKCKEIGGIEDPAARVKKLFEDGGPAGTFAWKLSSRALLYAAKMVGEISDSITAIDDAMRWGYAWELGPFESWDAMGFTAVLERMEKDGLPIPDSIKKMKASGATAFYKDGKVFELARGEYVTQKKDPRERTIRECRQGSKPVLENGSAEAWDLGDGVLGITYKSKMNSIDPDVIQMLHDSVARAEKDFRGIVIANEGDHFSVGANLFGVVVAAQQKQWDELGKMVSALQQATQRMKYAKVPVVAAAYGMAVGGGLEVCLGADAIQAAAETYAGLVEVGVGLIPAGGGCTNLVWRSLEGIPEGADVIVQSLVGQVFKNIATANVATSALMAQELGYFRKSDGISFDKARHVTEAKARVIGMAESGYHPPAPRTHKLPGESGIATLGMLVDSMVAGGFATEYDGFIARKLARILCGGAGGAAKPVSEQDMFDLEREVFLSLCGEQKTLDRMQHMLMNNKPLRN, encoded by the coding sequence ATGACGATTCGACGAGTAGGCGTGATTGGTGCTGGCGTGATGGGAAGCGGCATTGCCGCACACATGGCCAACGCCAGCCTCGAAGTTGTGCTGCTGGACATCGTGCCGCCCAAGCTGACCGACGCGGAAAAGAAGGATCCGCGCAAGCGCAACGCCTTCGCCGAAGGCGGTCTGGAAAAGGCAATCAAGGCGCGGCCCGCGGCGTTCTTCCACAAGAGCCGCGCGGAGCTGGTGAAGACCGGAAACCTGGAAGACGACTTCGACGAGCTGAAGAGCTGTGACCTGATCATCGAGGCCATCATCGAGCGCCTGGACATCAAGCAGCAGCTGTTCGCGCGCTTGGAAAAGATCGTTCCCGCTCACTGCATCGTCGCCTCCAACACGTCCGGCCTGCGCATCAAGGACATGCTCGAAGGCCGCACCGCCGCCTTCAAGAAGCGCTTCTGCGTCATGCACTTCTTCAACCCCGTGCGCTACATGAAGCTGCTGGAGCTGGTGGCCGGCCCTGAAACCGACAAGGCCGCGCTGCAAGAGGTGGAGCAGTTCGGTCGCGAGGTGTTGGGCAAGGGCATCGTCTACGCCAAGGACACCCCGAACTTCGTCGGCAACCGCATCGGCACCCACGCCATGCTCTTCGGCATTTCGCAAATGCTGAAGGACGGCCTGACGCCTGAAGATCTGGACGCAATCACCGGCCCGCCCATGGCGCACCCGAAGAGCGCCAGCTTCCGCACGGCGGACATGGTCGGTCTGGATACCGTGGTGCACGTGGCGGACAACTGCTACGCGGCCCTGGACAAGGACCCCGAGCGCGACGTGTTTCAACTACCCGAGTACATCCGCGAGATGGTCAAGGGCGGCTTGCTGGGCAACAAGAGCAAGCAGGGCTTCTACAAGAAGACCAAAGAAGGCATCGAGACCTTCGACCCCTACGAAAAGAAGTATCGCGCCAAGGGTGGCAGCGGGGAGATCAAGGCCAAGTGCAAGGAGATCGGCGGCATCGAAGATCCGGCCGCTCGCGTGAAGAAGCTGTTCGAAGACGGCGGCCCCGCGGGCACCTTTGCCTGGAAGCTCTCTTCCCGCGCTCTGCTCTACGCGGCGAAGATGGTGGGCGAGATCAGCGACAGCATCACCGCCATCGATGACGCCATGCGCTGGGGCTACGCCTGGGAGCTCGGTCCCTTCGAGAGCTGGGACGCCATGGGCTTCACGGCAGTGCTGGAGCGCATGGAGAAGGACGGCCTGCCCATTCCCGACAGCATCAAGAAGATGAAAGCCTCGGGCGCGACGGCCTTCTACAAGGACGGCAAGGTCTTCGAGCTCGCGCGCGGCGAGTACGTCACGCAGAAGAAAGATCCGCGCGAGCGCACCATTCGCGAGTGCCGTCAGGGCAGCAAGCCCGTGCTCGAAAACGGCAGCGCCGAAGCCTGGGATCTTGGCGATGGCGTGCTGGGCATCACCTACAAGAGCAAGATGAACAGCATCGATCCCGACGTGATCCAGATGCTGCACGACTCGGTGGCCCGCGCCGAAAAGGACTTCCGCGGCATCGTCATCGCCAACGAAGGCGACCACTTCTCCGTGGGCGCGAACCTGTTCGGCGTCGTCGTCGCGGCCCAGCAGAAGCAGTGGGACGAACTGGGCAAGATGGTCAGCGCGCTGCAGCAGGCCACCCAGCGCATGAAGTACGCCAAGGTCCCGGTCGTCGCCGCAGCTTACGGCATGGCCGTGGGCGGCGGACTCGAAGTCTGTCTGGGTGCCGACGCGATCCAAGCCGCGGCGGAAACCTACGCCGGCCTGGTGGAAGTGGGCGTCGGTCTCATTCCCGCGGGTGGCGGCTGCACCAACCTGGTGTGGCGCTCGCTCGAAGGCATTCCCGAAGGCGCCGACGTCATCGTGCAGTCGCTGGTGGGCCAGGTGTTCAAGAACATCGCCACGGCCAACGTCGCCACCAGCGCCCTGATGGCGCAAGAGCTCGGCTACTTCCGCAAGAGCGACGGCATCAGCTTCGACAAAGCGCGCCATGTCACCGAGGCCAAGGCCCGCGTCATCGGTATGGCCGAGTCCGGCTATCATCCCCCGGCGCCACGCACTCACAAGCTCCCGGGCGAAAGCGGCATCGCCACCCTGGGCATGCTCGTGGACAGCATGGTCGCCGGTGGCTTCGCCACGGAGTACGACGGCTTCATCGCGCGCAAACTCGCTCGCATCCTCTGCGGCGGCGCCGGCGGCGCGGCCAAGCCTGTCAGCGAGCAAGACATGTTCGACCTCGAACGCGAAGTCTTCCTCAGCCTCTGCGGCGAGCAAAAGACCCTCGACCGCATGCAGCATATGCTGATGAACAACAAGCCACTGCGAAACTAG
- a CDS encoding CoA pyrophosphatase: MSEPLRERMTANLARFERRGLTLGDKRAAAVALTVVAGDAPCLLLTRRPGHAKRHAHQFALPGGRAEPGEVAETTARRELEEELGVALGADAVLGVLDDFSTRSGFVITPVVLWCDDRPELRPDSGEVAEVYWVPLSVLTPDIVAEQASDDPARPILSMSLVGTTIFAPTAAMIFQFAEVALHDRDTRVAHYEQPRFAWK; encoded by the coding sequence ATGTCAGAGCCGCTGCGCGAACGGATGACGGCGAACCTCGCGCGATTCGAGCGGCGCGGTCTGACGCTTGGTGACAAGCGGGCGGCGGCGGTGGCGCTGACGGTGGTGGCTGGCGACGCGCCCTGCTTGCTGCTCACGCGGCGGCCGGGGCACGCCAAGCGACATGCGCATCAGTTCGCGCTGCCTGGTGGACGCGCGGAGCCGGGCGAGGTCGCCGAGACCACGGCGCGCCGTGAACTGGAGGAAGAGCTCGGTGTGGCCTTGGGCGCGGACGCGGTGCTCGGGGTCCTCGACGACTTCAGCACTCGGTCCGGGTTCGTGATCACTCCCGTCGTCTTGTGGTGTGACGACCGTCCCGAGCTGCGGCCGGATTCGGGTGAGGTCGCGGAGGTGTATTGGGTTCCGCTGTCGGTTCTCACGCCGGACATCGTTGCCGAGCAAGCGAGCGACGACCCGGCGCGCCCCATCCTCAGCATGTCCCTGGTGGGAACGACGATCTTTGCGCCGACGGCAGCGATGATCTTCCAATTCGCCGAGGTGGCGTTACACGATCGCGATACCCGTGTGGCGCACTACGAACAGCCTCGCTTCGCCTGGAAGTAG
- the hypF gene encoding carbamoyltransferase HypF, translated as MMADVGRGGMPIEDRDAWDHDAVLALPDLATCSACLDDIRAPDSRRYRYPFTSCIYCGPRFSILEKLPYRRAHTTMHRFHMCEACQREYRDPESRRFHAHPNACPDCGPTLSLWDPTGLVLARADEALERSANALKSGAIVAVKGLGGFHLMVLASDPDAVRRLRRRKQRAEKPFAMMAPTLAAVRHFCKVSPEEEALLGAAQAPIVLLTPRVKAEGAFMEVAPGSLSLGFVLPYTPLHHLLLEAVAVPVVVTSGNLDDEPICIDENEALERLGSVADLLLVHDRPILRPLDDSIARVSAEGVMLLRRARGFAPMPFTLPGAPREHWLAVGGQRKNTVAVSVGPRALLGQHVGDLETPGARKAFLQATEDLSELCGAGPARVACDSVPDGYSVQHAAALGLPITRVQHHHAHVRACMLDNAFSGAVLGVAWDGMGHGTDGHLWGGEFLVIDDQARPGDFRRVAHLRSFPLPGGDAVLRQPWRTALGLLYELHGAAAVDTPEWHALSPLDAEQTRELLTAMADAPRTTSAGRLFDGVSALLGLCTRSGHEAQAAMLLEHAAANVRSDATLRLTMRDVDGALLLDWEPLLRDISRRHTAGRWRAELAAMFHDALCEAIVDVAREIAVDHVALTGGCFQNRRLLEGAAARLRQAGFSVLTHHHVPPNDGGLALGQLAAVARGAQTT; from the coding sequence ATGATGGCTGATGTCGGTCGCGGCGGGATGCCAATCGAGGATCGCGATGCGTGGGACCACGACGCGGTTTTGGCACTGCCGGATCTGGCGACGTGCAGCGCGTGTCTGGACGACATTCGTGCGCCCGACAGCCGTCGCTACCGCTACCCCTTCACCAGCTGCATCTACTGCGGCCCCCGCTTCAGCATCCTCGAAAAACTGCCCTACCGTCGTGCGCACACCACGATGCATCGCTTCCACATGTGCGAGGCGTGTCAGCGCGAGTATCGCGATCCCGAGAGCAGGCGCTTTCATGCGCACCCGAATGCGTGTCCGGACTGTGGACCGACACTCAGTCTGTGGGACCCGACCGGCTTGGTGTTGGCGCGAGCCGACGAAGCGCTGGAGCGCAGCGCAAACGCTCTGAAGAGCGGCGCGATCGTGGCCGTGAAAGGGCTCGGAGGCTTTCACCTGATGGTGTTGGCCTCCGACCCAGATGCCGTGCGGCGTTTGCGTCGCCGCAAGCAGCGTGCGGAGAAGCCCTTTGCGATGATGGCGCCGACCCTGGCCGCGGTGCGCCACTTCTGCAAGGTGTCGCCCGAAGAGGAGGCGCTGCTCGGCGCAGCCCAGGCGCCGATCGTGCTGCTGACGCCACGGGTGAAGGCCGAAGGCGCATTCATGGAAGTGGCACCGGGCTCGCTCTCGCTCGGCTTCGTGCTGCCCTACACGCCGCTCCACCACCTACTGCTCGAGGCGGTTGCGGTGCCGGTGGTGGTCACCAGTGGGAACCTCGACGACGAGCCCATCTGCATCGACGAGAACGAGGCCCTCGAACGCCTTGGCAGCGTGGCCGATCTCTTGCTCGTTCACGATCGCCCCATCCTTCGTCCATTGGACGATTCGATTGCGCGGGTCAGCGCCGAAGGCGTCATGTTGCTGCGGCGCGCGCGTGGCTTTGCACCGATGCCCTTCACGCTGCCTGGGGCGCCTCGGGAGCATTGGCTCGCAGTTGGCGGGCAGCGGAAGAACACCGTCGCGGTGAGTGTCGGCCCCCGAGCGCTGCTCGGTCAGCATGTGGGCGATCTGGAGACGCCCGGCGCGAGGAAGGCCTTTCTGCAAGCGACCGAGGACCTGTCCGAGCTTTGCGGAGCAGGCCCCGCACGTGTGGCATGCGACTCCGTTCCCGACGGCTACTCCGTGCAGCACGCCGCGGCCCTCGGCCTCCCGATCACACGCGTGCAACATCACCACGCGCACGTGCGTGCGTGCATGCTCGACAATGCGTTCTCGGGGGCCGTGCTCGGCGTGGCTTGGGACGGCATGGGTCACGGCACCGACGGACACCTCTGGGGCGGCGAGTTTCTCGTGATCGACGATCAGGCGAGACCAGGTGACTTCCGCCGCGTCGCGCATCTGCGCAGCTTTCCACTGCCGGGTGGAGACGCCGTGCTGCGACAGCCCTGGCGCACGGCGCTCGGGTTGCTCTACGAACTGCACGGCGCCGCAGCCGTCGACACGCCCGAGTGGCACGCGCTCAGTCCGCTGGACGCCGAGCAGACTCGGGAACTGTTGACCGCGATGGCCGACGCGCCGCGCACGACCAGTGCGGGTCGCCTCTTCGATGGCGTCAGTGCGCTGTTGGGGCTGTGCACCCGCAGTGGTCATGAAGCTCAGGCCGCGATGCTGCTGGAGCACGCGGCAGCAAATGTGCGGAGTGACGCCACGCTGCGGCTGACGATGCGGGACGTCGACGGCGCACTGCTGCTGGACTGGGAGCCGCTCTTGCGCGACATCTCGCGGCGCCACACGGCGGGTCGGTGGCGTGCGGAGTTGGCGGCCATGTTTCACGATGCGCTGTGCGAGGCGATCGTCGACGTCGCCCGCGAGATCGCGGTGGACCACGTCGCGCTCACCGGCGGCTGCTTTCAGAACCGGCGGCTACTAGAAGGCGCGGCGGCGCGACTGCGCCAGGCCGGATTCTCGGTGTTGACCCATCACCACGTTCCGCCCAACGACGGCGGGCTCGCCCTCGGTCAGCTAGCCGCGGTGGCGCGCGGTGCGCAGACGACGTGA
- a CDS encoding VWA domain-containing protein, with translation MNTRLLWGGSLTLIVAAVAACGSSSDDAATGMPGAGGSGAAGPYNSATGGGYGYGANGGTGYAGSAGAYAGIGGAGEARPDGGAAGAAGADAGDAGDKCAALDDSKDAVFFLSADDSNSMASPAIVRAMLNDGASIPKHIIRTYEFLNYYNVGYAPAETGKLAIVPEMRAGETEGSFELTLGVASAAAPAARRPMVLTFVLDTSGSMAGEPISLQQEVVKVLAGELQKGDKVSVVTWNTSQAVLLDSHVATGPNDATLVKLATSTTASGGTDLSGGLQKGYQIAQKNFDANKLNRVIVISDGQANVGITDENIIGQGAQLNDGDGIYLVGVGVGHGVNDTLMDTVTDAGRGAYVFIDSAAEAKRMFDTRFDEVMDVAARAVQVELRLPWYMGIEKFYGEEYSTNPKEIEPQHLAPNDAMVFSQIVSACNVSNYSAEDPIEVVARWETPVAHLKQETSVQSTFSKLLATQSKYQDKAAAIIAYAEALKDPGVKGENLDAALAKVDAADPNKTDPELSEIRTLIGKAKLQY, from the coding sequence ATGAACACGAGATTGCTTTGGGGTGGATCCTTGACGTTGATTGTCGCGGCGGTGGCAGCTTGCGGCAGCAGCAGTGATGACGCGGCAACCGGGATGCCCGGCGCGGGCGGCAGCGGGGCGGCAGGGCCCTACAACAGTGCCACGGGCGGTGGCTACGGCTACGGCGCCAACGGCGGAACGGGATACGCGGGTTCGGCCGGCGCCTATGCCGGCATCGGCGGAGCGGGCGAAGCGCGCCCCGATGGGGGCGCGGCTGGTGCAGCGGGTGCCGACGCCGGCGATGCCGGCGACAAGTGCGCCGCCCTCGACGACAGCAAGGACGCGGTGTTCTTCCTGTCTGCGGATGACTCCAACTCCATGGCTTCGCCCGCGATCGTGCGTGCCATGTTGAACGATGGCGCTTCGATCCCAAAGCACATCATCCGCACCTACGAATTCTTGAACTACTACAACGTCGGCTACGCGCCGGCGGAGACTGGCAAGCTGGCCATCGTTCCGGAGATGCGCGCGGGGGAGACCGAAGGCAGCTTCGAGCTGACCCTGGGCGTGGCATCGGCGGCCGCACCAGCGGCGCGGCGACCGATGGTGCTCACCTTCGTGCTGGATACGTCCGGGTCCATGGCGGGCGAGCCCATTTCACTGCAGCAAGAAGTGGTGAAGGTGTTGGCGGGCGAGCTGCAGAAGGGTGACAAGGTGAGTGTCGTCACCTGGAATACGAGCCAAGCCGTGCTCCTGGACTCCCACGTCGCCACGGGACCGAACGACGCGACGCTGGTGAAGCTGGCGACCAGCACGACGGCCAGCGGCGGCACGGATCTCTCGGGCGGGCTGCAGAAGGGCTACCAGATCGCCCAGAAGAACTTCGACGCCAACAAGCTCAATCGCGTCATCGTGATCAGCGACGGCCAGGCCAACGTCGGCATCACCGACGAGAACATCATCGGCCAGGGTGCTCAACTCAACGATGGAGACGGCATCTACTTGGTCGGCGTAGGCGTAGGCCATGGCGTCAACGACACGCTGATGGACACGGTCACCGACGCAGGTCGAGGCGCCTACGTGTTCATCGACAGCGCGGCAGAAGCAAAGCGCATGTTCGACACCCGCTTCGACGAGGTCATGGATGTGGCGGCCCGCGCGGTGCAAGTCGAGCTGCGTCTGCCTTGGTACATGGGCATCGAAAAGTTCTACGGCGAGGAGTACTCGACGAACCCCAAGGAGATCGAACCGCAGCACTTGGCACCGAACGATGCCATGGTGTTCAGCCAAATCGTGAGCGCCTGTAACGTCAGCAACTACTCGGCCGAAGACCCCATCGAAGTGGTCGCCCGCTGGGAGACTCCGGTGGCGCACCTGAAGCAAGAGACGAGCGTGCAGAGCACCTTCTCGAAGCTGTTGGCGACGCAGAGCAAGTACCAGGACAAGGCCGCGGCGATCATTGCCTACGCCGAAGCGCTGAAGGATCCGGGGGTGAAAGGCGAGAACCTGGACGCGGCGCTGGCCAAAGTGGACGCTGCGGATCCCAACAAGACGGACCCGGAGCTGTCCGAAATCCGAACGCTCATCGGCAAGGCGAAGCTGCAGTACTGA